In Uranotaenia lowii strain MFRU-FL chromosome 2, ASM2978415v1, whole genome shotgun sequence, one genomic interval encodes:
- the LOC129742154 gene encoding uncharacterized protein K02A2.6-like, translated as MKGTSASKTIDALETIFNEHAYPESIRCDNGPPFSSDEFSEYCLKKNVRLIKCIPYWPQMNGLVERQNQGILKTLRIAKATKSDWKKAIKEYVYMHNTTPNSVTGKAPLELMTGRPVKDMLPSLRTERLRNKNEEISDRDAILKMKGKLYADARRQARPSDIKKGDIVMMRNFDSGKLEPSFHMEKFEVVGRNGSDVCIQNEAGVRYRRSVTHLKKWPAPLDDNSKSVVVQKPEAETIENEADVGNDLDYEQFKRKSGSDDEHDQEGNRPKRSRKLPARFLD; from the exons ATGAAGGGGacatcagcttcaaaaactatAGATGCACTGGAAACCATTTTCAACGAACATGCATATCCAGAGAGCATTCGGTGTGACAATGGTCCACCATTCTCAAGTGATGAATTTTCGGAATATTGTTTAAAGAAAAACGTCCGATTAATTAAATGTATCCCGTACTGGCCGCAGATGAATGGGCTTGTAGAGCGGCAGAACCAGGGAATCCTGAAGACTCTCCGGATAGCCAAAGCCACAAAGAGTGACTGGAAGAAAGCCATTAAGGAATACGTGTATATGCACAATACTACACCTAATTCGGTAACAGGTAAAGCCCCTCTGGAGCTCATGACAGGTCGTCCGGTGAAAGACATGCTTCCATCTTTGCGAACGGAAAGGTTAAGGAATAAAAACGAAGAAATAAGCGACAGGGATGCCATATTGAAGATGAAAGGCAAACTGTATGCCGATGCCCGCAGACAAGCACGACCATCTGATATTAAAAAAGGTGACATAGTAATGATGAGGAATTTCGATTCGGGAAAACTAGAGCCTAGTTTTCATATGGAAAAATTCGAAGTTGTTGGAAGAAACGGATCCGATGTTTGTATCCAAAATGAGGCAGGTGTCCGCTATCGTCGCTCAGTGACACATCTAAAAAAATGGCCAGCACCATTGGATGATAACTCAAAATCGGTGGTCGTACAGAAACCTGAAGCTGAAACAATCGAAAATGAAGCAGATGTTGGAAATGATCTCGACTATGAACAATTTAAAAGGAAGTCTGGGTCGGACGACGAACATGACCAGGAAGGAAATCGTCCAAAGAGATCTCGCAAATTACCTGCTCGGTTTCTAGACTA A